Genomic window (Thomasclavelia spiroformis DSM 1552):
GAAATAATTAAAGAATTAGGTTTAAGATATCGCGGTAATGGTAATTGGCCATATTTTCTATCTTATAAAAAACGCTTTATTCCTAATCATATCAATGATAGTCAAGCCCGAATTTTAGTTCAAGTAATGCAACAATTACTAGAAATTACTGATTTATATGATAAAAAAGAAATTGATGTTAAATTCGATAAAGATGAAATGATAAATGCCTATCAAAAAGGTAATCAGTGGTATTATGAACCTATAATTATCCCTCAATTAGATAAATTTATAAGCGTTGAATTATCAGATGAAAATGAAAAACAAAAAATTATTAATCAACATTATAATAACAATAACTTAATTATTGATTTTGTTTATTTAAACACCCCAATAGATGATAAAAATTACGACCGCCCTGTTAACCCTTTATTATTTATCGTTCTTGATGAAACTTCGCAAATGATTATTTATAATCACATGTTATCTCCAGAAGAAGATGAAATTGAAGTTGTCTTATTTTTCTTATGTAGTTATATTTTAGAAGATGGTATCCCGCAAACGATCTTTATTCGTAATCCTAGCATTTGGTGTGCTATCAAAAATTTATGTGAATGTTGTAAAATTCATTTACAACTTACACCATTACCAATGATTGATTATATCGTTA
Coding sequences:
- a CDS encoding DUF7309 domain-containing protein, which translates into the protein MKHDLNIWKKLYDVVNQWKISKPWQKIWSNDWIKIDLSDDNYYCSIMGKMGDCIGLSIYQGDDGLRDLESLLIEQVDSSVTNYIMHDQTCLVFYLGNRIEVPKQQKEIIKELGLRYRGNGNWPYFLSYKKRFIPNHINDSQARILVQVMQQLLEITDLYDKKEIDVKFDKDEMINAYQKGNQWYYEPIIIPQLDKFISVELSDENEKQKIINQHYNNNNLIIDFVYLNTPIDDKNYDRPVNPLLFIVLDETSQMIIYNHMLSPEEDEIEVVLFFLCSYILEDGIPQTIFIRNPSIWCAIKNLCECCKIHLQLTPLPMIDYIVNDMKSMF